Proteins encoded by one window of Micromonospora coxensis:
- a CDS encoding histidinol-phosphate transaminase has translation MTTLDDLPIRDDLRGLRPYGAPQLDVAVRLNTNENSYPVPEPVVEAIGKALAAELRELNRYPDRDAVALRADLAAYLGHGLTVDQVWAANGSNEIQQQLLQAFGGPGRSALGFVPAYSMHPLLALGTGTRWIPAARGVDFGLTVDEAVTQVREHTPDVVFLCSPNNPTGTALDPAVVAAVLDVAPGMVVVDEAYAEFARPGTVSALAVLPGHPRLVVTRTMSKAFGFAGGRLGYLAADPAVVAAVQLVRLPYHLSALTQAAARAALAHRDALLGTVDAIMAQRDRIVAELRARGRRVADSDANFVLFEVGGDQAAAWRTLLDAGVLVRDVGLPGWLRVTAGTPAETDAFLAAMEKIS, from the coding sequence GTGACCACCCTGGACGACCTGCCGATCCGGGACGACCTGCGGGGCCTGAGGCCGTACGGGGCGCCGCAGCTCGACGTCGCGGTGCGGCTGAACACCAACGAGAACTCCTACCCGGTGCCGGAGCCGGTGGTCGAGGCGATCGGCAAGGCCCTCGCGGCCGAGCTGCGGGAGCTCAACCGCTACCCGGACCGGGACGCGGTGGCGCTGCGCGCCGACCTGGCGGCGTACCTGGGGCACGGGCTGACCGTCGATCAGGTGTGGGCGGCCAACGGCTCCAACGAGATCCAGCAGCAGCTGCTCCAGGCGTTCGGCGGCCCGGGGCGCAGCGCGCTCGGCTTCGTCCCGGCGTACTCGATGCACCCGCTGCTGGCGCTCGGCACCGGCACCCGGTGGATCCCGGCCGCCCGTGGGGTGGACTTCGGGCTCACCGTCGACGAGGCGGTGACCCAGGTCCGTGAGCACACCCCGGACGTGGTCTTCCTCTGCTCGCCGAACAACCCGACCGGCACCGCGCTGGACCCGGCGGTGGTCGCCGCGGTGCTCGACGTCGCCCCCGGCATGGTGGTCGTCGACGAGGCGTACGCCGAGTTCGCCCGCCCCGGCACGGTCAGCGCCCTGGCGGTGCTGCCCGGCCACCCCCGGCTGGTGGTGACCCGGACGATGAGCAAGGCGTTCGGTTTCGCCGGTGGCCGCCTCGGCTACCTCGCCGCCGACCCGGCGGTGGTGGCGGCGGTGCAGCTCGTCCGCCTGCCGTACCACCTCTCGGCGCTCACCCAGGCCGCCGCCCGCGCGGCGCTGGCGCACCGCGACGCCCTGCTCGGCACCGTCGACGCGATCATGGCGCAGCGGGACCGGATCGTGGCCGAGCTGCGCGCCCGGGGCCGCCGGGTGGCCGACAGCGACGCCAACTTCGTGCTCTTCGAGGTCGGTGGCGACCAGGCGGCGGCCTGGCGGACCCTGCTCGACGCGGGCGTGCTGGTCCGCGACGTCGGCCTGCCCGGCTGGCTGCGGGTCACCGCCGGCACCCCTGCCGAGACCGACGCGTTCCTCGCCGCAATGGAGAAGATCTCATGA
- the hisD gene encoding histidinol dehydrogenase → MLNRIDLRGGVRDPRRLLPRAQLDVSVAVERIRPLVEAVRDHGYPAIREASERFDGVSPEVLRVPAEVIAEAEGTLDPQVRAALLESITRARKVHADQRRTDHTTQVVPGGTVTERWVPVDRVGLYVPGGLAMYPSTVVMNVVPAQAAGVRSLVVVSPPQKENGGLPDQRVLAACALLGVDEVYAVGGAQAVAMLAYGAAVDPEGALRCDPVDMITGPGNIWVTAAKRLLRGVVGIDAEAGPTEIAILADDTADPAHVAADLISQAEHDPLAASVLVTPSLALADAVDEELARQVPATKHVERVSTALGGEQSGIVLVDDLAAGLRVVDAYAAEHLEIQTENAREWAMRVRNAGAIFVGAWAPVSLGDYCAGSNHVLPTGGCARHSSGLSVQSFLRGVHLVEYTREALREVAPHVVTLATVEDLPAHGQAVSVRFAGETP, encoded by the coding sequence GTGTTGAATCGGATCGACCTGCGCGGCGGGGTCCGTGACCCGCGCCGCCTGCTGCCCCGTGCCCAGCTCGACGTCTCCGTGGCCGTCGAGAGGATCCGCCCGCTCGTGGAGGCGGTCCGGGACCATGGGTACCCGGCGATCCGGGAGGCCAGCGAGCGGTTCGACGGGGTCAGCCCCGAGGTGCTGCGGGTTCCCGCCGAGGTGATCGCCGAGGCCGAGGGGACGCTGGACCCGCAGGTGCGCGCGGCGCTGCTGGAGTCGATCACCCGGGCCCGGAAGGTGCACGCCGACCAGCGCCGCACCGACCACACCACCCAGGTCGTGCCGGGCGGCACGGTCACCGAGCGCTGGGTGCCGGTGGACCGGGTCGGCCTCTACGTCCCCGGCGGCCTGGCCATGTACCCGTCGACCGTGGTGATGAACGTCGTTCCGGCCCAGGCCGCCGGGGTGCGCTCGCTGGTGGTGGTGAGCCCGCCGCAGAAGGAGAACGGCGGCCTGCCCGACCAGCGGGTGCTCGCGGCCTGCGCGCTGCTCGGCGTCGACGAGGTGTACGCCGTCGGCGGCGCCCAGGCGGTGGCGATGCTCGCCTACGGCGCGGCGGTCGACCCCGAGGGCGCGCTGCGCTGCGACCCGGTCGACATGATCACCGGCCCGGGCAACATCTGGGTCACCGCCGCCAAGCGGCTGCTGCGCGGGGTGGTCGGCATCGACGCCGAGGCCGGCCCGACCGAGATCGCCATCCTCGCCGACGACACCGCCGACCCGGCGCACGTCGCCGCCGACCTGATCAGCCAGGCCGAGCACGACCCCCTCGCGGCCAGCGTCCTGGTCACCCCGTCGCTCGCGCTGGCCGACGCGGTGGACGAGGAGCTGGCCCGGCAGGTGCCGGCCACCAAGCACGTCGAGCGGGTGAGCACCGCGCTGGGCGGCGAGCAGAGCGGCATCGTGCTGGTCGACGACCTGGCGGCGGGTCTGCGGGTGGTCGACGCGTACGCGGCCGAGCACCTGGAGATCCAGACCGAGAACGCCCGGGAGTGGGCGATGCGGGTCCGCAACGCCGGGGCGATCTTCGTGGGCGCCTGGGCGCCGGTGTCGCTCGGCGACTACTGCGCCGGCTCCAACCACGTGCTGCCCACCGGCGGCTGCGCCCGGCACTCCTCGGGGCTGTCGGTGCAGTCGTTCCTGCGCGGCGTGCACCTGGTGGAGTACACCCGGGAGGCGCTGCGCGAGGTGGCCCCGCACGTGGTCACCCTGGCGACGGTGGAGGACCTGCCCGCGCACGGCCAGGCGGTCAGCGTCCGGTTCGCGGGGGAGACGCCGTGA
- a CDS encoding LON peptidase substrate-binding domain-containing protein, whose product MTARLPVFPLATVLFPGLVLPLHIFEERYRTLIRDLVGRPEGAPREFGVVAIRTGWEVAPAPGRAVPGGGEVTLHEVGCTAELRQVTELDDGGFDIVTVGRRRFRIADVDRASAPYLTAEVQWLPEPSGTDEVTELLAARVIAVFRQYLALVRPGEQEVSEQLPEDPTVLSHLVAATAALTVADRQRLLAVDDTAARLRAELRLLNREAALLRQVRAVPVPLSDLASPPTPN is encoded by the coding sequence GTGACCGCACGGCTGCCGGTGTTCCCGCTCGCAACGGTGCTCTTCCCCGGTCTGGTGCTGCCGCTGCACATCTTCGAGGAGCGCTACCGCACGTTGATCCGCGACCTGGTCGGGCGGCCCGAGGGGGCGCCCCGCGAGTTCGGTGTGGTGGCGATCCGCACCGGCTGGGAGGTCGCCCCCGCCCCCGGCCGGGCCGTCCCCGGCGGCGGCGAGGTGACCCTGCACGAGGTGGGCTGCACCGCCGAGCTGCGCCAGGTCACCGAACTCGACGACGGCGGCTTCGACATCGTCACCGTGGGCCGGCGGCGGTTCCGCATCGCCGACGTCGACCGGGCCTCCGCGCCGTACCTGACCGCCGAGGTCCAGTGGCTGCCCGAGCCGTCCGGCACCGACGAGGTGACCGAGCTGCTCGCGGCCCGGGTGATCGCGGTCTTCCGGCAGTACCTGGCCCTGGTCCGCCCCGGCGAGCAGGAGGTCTCCGAGCAGCTCCCGGAGGACCCGACGGTGCTGTCGCACCTGGTGGCGGCGACCGCCGCGCTGACCGTCGCCGACCGGCAGCGGCTGCTCGCCGTCGACGACACCGCCGCGCGGCTCCGCGCCGAGCTGCGGCTGCTCAACCGCGAGGCGGCTCTGCTGCGCCAGGTCCGGGCGGTTCCGGTGCCGCTGTCGGACTTGGCCTCCCCCCCGACCCCCAACTGA
- a CDS encoding DUF2567 domain-containing protein gives MSPDTPDPHRPAEPGRAAPAPADPVDAAHPPVPAASTPFAGTPAPNDPGAAPAAGPDGGAPPAATADGGAPPPFSGTPTGAWPPPGILWPPAYAAPPQPREPLRRTVAVLAATVLGITALGVPLGLLWAAVAPDTPVVKTADGAVYAQPQPEQPIAADGWFSLLGLGFGVLAAIGLWVVLRRRRGPAVLGATALGGLGAALVGWQVGRRIGLGGYQRLLADAPEGTAFGKPADLRAGGIEWVFGVLPVPFGDVLLPAFAAAVTYTLLAGWSRWPSLRPEPVSEPTGLAVPEGSGVPGPPGGASAPGRD, from the coding sequence GTGAGCCCGGACACCCCCGATCCGCACCGTCCCGCCGAGCCGGGCCGCGCCGCCCCGGCGCCCGCCGACCCCGTCGACGCCGCCCACCCGCCGGTCCCCGCCGCGTCGACGCCCTTCGCCGGGACACCGGCGCCGAACGATCCCGGCGCCGCGCCGGCCGCCGGGCCCGACGGCGGCGCCCCGCCGGCCGCCACCGCCGACGGTGGGGCCCCACCGCCCTTCTCCGGCACGCCCACCGGGGCCTGGCCGCCCCCGGGGATCCTCTGGCCCCCGGCGTACGCCGCGCCGCCGCAGCCGCGCGAACCGCTGCGCCGCACGGTCGCGGTGCTCGCCGCCACCGTCCTCGGGATCACCGCGCTGGGCGTGCCGCTCGGCCTGCTCTGGGCCGCCGTCGCCCCGGACACCCCGGTGGTGAAGACGGCCGACGGCGCCGTCTACGCGCAGCCGCAGCCGGAGCAGCCGATCGCGGCCGACGGCTGGTTCAGCCTGCTCGGGCTCGGGTTCGGGGTGCTCGCCGCGATCGGGCTGTGGGTCGTGCTGCGTCGCCGCCGGGGGCCCGCCGTGCTCGGCGCGACCGCCCTGGGCGGGCTCGGCGCCGCGCTGGTCGGCTGGCAGGTGGGACGCCGGATCGGGCTCGGCGGCTACCAGCGGCTGCTGGCCGACGCCCCGGAGGGCACCGCCTTCGGCAAGCCCGCCGACCTGCGGGCCGGCGGCATCGAGTGGGTCTTCGGTGTGCTGCCGGTGCCCTTCGGTGACGTGCTGCTGCCGGCGTTCGCCGCCGCCGTGACGTACACCCTGCTGGCCGGCTGGTCGCGCTGGCCGTCGCTGCGGCCGGAGCCGGTGTCGGAGCCGACCGGCCTGGCCGTGCCCGAAGGCTCCGGCGTGCCCGGTCCCCCCGGCGGGGCGTCCGCCCCTGGCCGGGACTGA
- a CDS encoding MinD/ParA family ATP-binding protein, translating into MARGGRALDGTETGWGRSAEPAPRWRALLDRARLGGRTPEQVEADRRAEEPPARDPLPRRGSGTGWSGRASAAVPPAQPTYGADPGYRAEASYRVDPAYRAQPGYPPDPGHRADPGYPPEPVAESRYALLDNGYRHEPPPTESRYAPLLDDGYRPGYAPAEPTYPQQPGYRAEAAYPAAPAYPAEPAYPAEPAYPAEPAYPAVTADRAYPARIEPARIEWRPQTPQDEQERAAGILRRDLGTPRVLAFANPKGGVHKTTATVLAAATVGSVRGRGVLAWDDNELRGTLGLRAGSARHARTIRHLISDLAHIEIRDGADLLEALDDYLRHASDGSYDVLAGEESPRFAQRLDQFTVKRVLELLRRTHDVVCVDTGNNVESANWRTVMHAADQLVVTTVPREDAAFSADWMLDLLHEVGMGELADNAVTLISCPTPGRSSLQDDLERHFATRTRAVAVVPYDPALETGSSIEYHQLQPETRQAWLRAAAVMLEPFAR; encoded by the coding sequence ATGGCGCGGGGAGGGCGAGCCTTGGACGGCACCGAGACCGGCTGGGGCCGGTCGGCCGAACCGGCACCACGATGGCGCGCGTTGCTTGACCGTGCCCGCCTCGGCGGCCGCACCCCCGAGCAGGTGGAGGCCGACCGCCGGGCGGAGGAGCCGCCGGCACGGGATCCGCTGCCCCGGCGCGGGTCGGGCACCGGATGGTCCGGGCGGGCCTCGGCCGCCGTGCCACCCGCCCAGCCGACGTACGGCGCGGACCCGGGCTACCGGGCCGAGGCCAGCTACCGGGTCGACCCCGCCTACCGGGCGCAGCCCGGCTACCCGCCCGACCCCGGCCACCGGGCCGACCCGGGTTACCCGCCGGAGCCGGTGGCGGAGTCCCGGTACGCGTTGCTGGACAACGGCTACCGGCACGAGCCGCCCCCGACCGAGTCCCGGTACGCGCCGCTGCTCGACGACGGCTACCGCCCCGGGTACGCGCCGGCCGAGCCGACCTACCCGCAGCAGCCCGGCTACCGGGCCGAGGCGGCCTACCCGGCCGCGCCGGCCTATCCGGCCGAGCCGGCGTACCCGGCCGAGCCGGCGTACCCGGCCGAGCCGGCGTACCCCGCGGTGACGGCCGACCGGGCCTACCCGGCCCGGATCGAGCCGGCCCGGATCGAGTGGCGCCCGCAGACCCCGCAGGACGAGCAGGAGCGGGCCGCCGGCATCCTCCGCCGGGACCTGGGCACGCCCCGGGTGCTCGCCTTCGCCAACCCCAAGGGCGGGGTGCACAAGACCACCGCCACCGTGCTCGCCGCGGCCACCGTCGGCAGCGTCCGGGGCCGTGGCGTGCTGGCCTGGGACGACAACGAGCTGCGCGGCACCCTCGGGCTGCGCGCCGGCAGCGCCCGGCACGCCCGGACCATCCGGCACCTGATCAGCGACCTGGCACACATCGAGATCCGGGACGGCGCCGACCTGCTGGAGGCGCTGGACGACTACCTGCGGCACGCCTCCGACGGCTCGTACGACGTGCTGGCCGGCGAGGAGAGCCCCCGCTTCGCCCAACGGCTGGACCAGTTCACCGTCAAGCGGGTGCTGGAGCTGCTGCGCCGCACCCACGACGTGGTCTGCGTGGACACCGGCAACAACGTGGAGAGCGCCAACTGGCGCACGGTGATGCACGCCGCCGACCAGCTCGTGGTGACCACCGTGCCCCGCGAGGACGCCGCGTTCAGCGCCGACTGGATGCTCGACCTGCTGCACGAGGTGGGCATGGGCGAGCTGGCCGACAACGCGGTGACCCTGATCTCCTGCCCCACGCCGGGCCGCTCGTCCTTGCAGGACGACCTGGAGCGCCACTTCGCCACCCGCACCCGGGCGGTCGCCGTGGTGCCGTACGACCCGGCGCTGGAGACCGGCTCCTCGATCGAGTACCACCAGCTCCAGCCGGAGACCCGGCAGGCGTGGCTGCGCGCCGCCGCGGTGATGCTGGAGCCGTTCGCCCGCTGA
- a CDS encoding RluA family pseudouridine synthase: MTSAFAAGGDHRSLPVPDGLDGMRLDQAVARLFGLSRTAAAALVDAGDALVDGVVRANSHKVKAGSWLEVTLPAPAAPPTVVPQAVPGLTVVYADDDIVVVDKPVGVAAHPSPGWTGPTVIGGLAGIGHRISTSGAAERQGVVHRLDVGTTGVMVVAKSEQAYTALKRAFKYREVEKRYHAVVQGHPDPLRGTIDAPIDRHPHHDYRWAVVSGGKPSITHYDTLEAFPAASLLDVRLETGRTHQIRVHFSTLRHPCVGDLTYGADPTLSARLGLSRQWLHARSLSFLHPRTGDEVTFVSEYPDDLAHALSVLRD; this comes from the coding sequence ATGACCTCGGCCTTCGCCGCCGGCGGCGACCACCGGTCCCTGCCCGTCCCGGACGGTCTGGACGGCATGCGCCTGGACCAGGCCGTCGCCCGGCTCTTCGGGCTCTCCCGCACCGCCGCGGCGGCCCTGGTCGACGCCGGGGACGCGCTGGTCGACGGCGTCGTACGGGCCAACTCCCACAAGGTCAAGGCGGGATCCTGGCTGGAGGTCACCCTGCCGGCCCCGGCCGCCCCGCCGACCGTGGTGCCGCAGGCGGTGCCCGGGCTGACCGTGGTCTACGCCGACGACGACATCGTGGTGGTCGACAAGCCGGTCGGGGTGGCCGCCCACCCCAGCCCCGGCTGGACCGGGCCGACCGTGATCGGCGGTCTCGCCGGCATCGGGCACCGGATCTCCACCAGCGGCGCGGCCGAGCGGCAGGGCGTCGTGCACCGGCTCGACGTCGGCACCACCGGCGTCATGGTGGTGGCCAAGAGCGAGCAGGCGTACACGGCGTTGAAGCGGGCGTTCAAGTACCGCGAGGTGGAGAAGCGCTACCACGCCGTGGTGCAGGGCCACCCGGACCCGCTGCGCGGCACCATCGACGCCCCGATCGACCGGCACCCGCACCACGACTACCGCTGGGCGGTGGTCTCCGGCGGCAAGCCCAGCATCACCCACTACGACACGCTGGAGGCGTTCCCCGCCGCCAGCCTGCTCGACGTGCGGCTGGAGACCGGGCGGACGCACCAGATCCGGGTGCACTTCTCGACGCTGCGGCACCCGTGCGTGGGCGACCTCACCTACGGGGCGGACCCGACCCTCTCCGCCCGGCTCGGGCTGAGCCGGCAGTGGCTGCACGCCCGCTCGCTGAGTTTCCTGCACCCGCGTACCGGGGACGAGGTGACCTTCGTCAGCGAGTACCCGGACGACCTGGCGCACGCGCTGTCGGTGCTGCGCGACTGA
- the lspA gene encoding signal peptidase II encodes MTTAPTAGSGTAEPGGGTSRRRAVVVLASIALVALLADLLTKHLALLNLDDRPPVRLLGGAVYLTLTRNSGAAWSIGADHTWIFPLITIGVVGWIAWMALRLRSLPWAISLGLVLGGALGNLVDRIFRAPGHFVGHVVDMVSLFDPYGRVWPVFNLADSALVSGVVLAVLLELTGRQRDGSRLGKDDGRDTEATPAGTEQRERA; translated from the coding sequence ATGACCACAGCACCGACCGCCGGATCCGGCACCGCTGAGCCGGGCGGCGGCACCTCCCGCCGCCGTGCGGTCGTGGTCCTGGCCAGCATCGCCCTGGTGGCCCTGCTCGCCGACCTGCTCACCAAGCACCTCGCGCTGCTCAACCTGGACGACCGGCCGCCGGTACGGCTGCTCGGCGGCGCCGTCTACCTCACCCTGACCCGCAACAGCGGGGCGGCCTGGAGCATCGGCGCCGACCACACCTGGATCTTCCCGCTGATCACCATCGGCGTGGTGGGCTGGATCGCCTGGATGGCGCTGCGGCTGCGGTCGCTGCCGTGGGCGATCTCGCTCGGCCTGGTGCTGGGCGGGGCGCTGGGCAACCTCGTCGACCGGATCTTCCGCGCCCCCGGGCACTTCGTCGGGCACGTGGTGGACATGGTCAGCCTCTTCGACCCGTACGGCCGGGTCTGGCCGGTGTTCAACCTGGCCGACAGCGCGCTGGTCTCCGGGGTGGTGCTGGCCGTGCTGCTGGAGCTGACCGGCCGGCAACGCGACGGCAGCCGCCTCGGCAAGGACGACGGCAGGGACACCGAGGCCACGCCGGCCGGGACCGAGCAGCGGGAGCGGGCATGA
- a CDS encoding TraR/DksA family transcriptional regulator, with amino-acid sequence MAKPADTRTAGRKPAPKATRSAAETEKIRAALAARRDELRAEYDQTLSEITELQRDRLTDSAGDDQADTGTKTFEREQEISLANSIRERITQVERALERLDEGGYGWCERCGNPIPVERLAAFPSATLCVTCKQLEERR; translated from the coding sequence ATGGCGAAGCCAGCCGACACCAGGACCGCCGGTCGTAAGCCTGCGCCGAAGGCCACCCGCAGCGCGGCGGAGACCGAGAAGATCCGGGCGGCGCTGGCGGCCCGCCGGGACGAGCTGCGCGCCGAGTACGATCAGACGCTGAGCGAGATCACCGAGCTGCAGCGCGACCGGCTGACCGACTCGGCCGGGGACGACCAGGCCGACACCGGCACCAAGACGTTCGAACGCGAGCAGGAGATCTCTCTCGCCAACAGCATCCGGGAACGGATCACGCAGGTCGAGCGGGCGTTGGAGCGGCTCGACGAGGGTGGCTACGGGTGGTGCGAGCGGTGCGGGAACCCGATCCCGGTGGAGCGGCTCGCCGCCTTCCCGTCGGCGACCCTCTGCGTGACCTGCAAGCAGCTGGAGGAGCGGCGCTGA
- a CDS encoding potassium/proton antiporter, with translation MTPGLELALLLGAAVLLVAIGAVRFSTRLGVPSLLVYLALGVAIGESGLGIRFDDAELTRVLGFCALIVIIAEGGLTARWSTLRPVLGLAAALSTVGVLVSILVVGLVVHLLLGLDWRLALLYGAVLSSTDAAAVFATLRRLRLPPRLVAALEAESGMNDAPVVILVVLLSAGTTEGHPWWYEVLLVGYELGMGAAVGVAAGIAGRYALRRAALPSSGLYPIAVVGFTVLAYAAGAVLHASGFLAVYVAGVLLGNARLPHRQAILGFADGLAWLAQIGLFVLLGLLATPSRLSGAVLPAVLVGLALLLLARPLSVLLSALPFRMSLREQAFLSWAGLRGAVPIVLATIPLSERVPGADRLFDVVFVLVVIFTLLQAGTLAPAARRLRVTAPAELAEIRVETAPLERMRADLLQLEVPAGSRLAGVHVDELRLPVGASVTLVLRDGTGFVPGPDTRLKVGDSLLIVAVAGVRDEAERRLRAISRRGRLARWFGEYGEDRDG, from the coding sequence GTGACGCCCGGGCTCGAACTCGCGCTGCTGCTGGGCGCGGCCGTCCTGCTGGTGGCGATCGGCGCGGTCCGCTTCTCCACCCGGCTCGGCGTGCCGAGTCTTCTGGTCTACCTGGCGCTCGGGGTGGCGATCGGGGAGTCCGGTCTGGGCATCCGCTTCGACGACGCCGAGCTGACCCGGGTGCTGGGCTTCTGCGCGTTGATCGTGATCATCGCGGAGGGCGGGCTGACCGCCCGGTGGAGCACCCTGCGCCCGGTGCTCGGGCTGGCGGCGGCGCTCTCCACGGTCGGGGTGCTGGTCAGCATCCTGGTGGTCGGCCTGGTGGTGCACCTGCTGCTCGGGCTGGACTGGCGGCTGGCCCTGCTCTACGGCGCGGTGCTCTCCTCGACCGACGCCGCGGCGGTCTTCGCCACGCTGCGCCGGCTGCGGCTGCCGCCCCGGCTGGTGGCCGCCCTGGAGGCCGAGTCCGGCATGAACGACGCGCCGGTGGTGATCCTGGTGGTGCTGCTCTCGGCCGGCACCACCGAGGGCCACCCCTGGTGGTACGAGGTGCTCCTGGTCGGCTACGAGCTGGGGATGGGTGCGGCGGTCGGGGTGGCCGCCGGGATCGCCGGGCGCTACGCGCTGCGCCGCGCGGCGCTGCCCTCGTCCGGGCTCTACCCGATCGCCGTGGTCGGCTTCACCGTGCTGGCCTACGCGGCCGGCGCGGTGCTGCACGCCTCCGGCTTCCTCGCCGTGTACGTGGCCGGCGTGCTGCTCGGCAACGCCCGGCTGCCGCACCGGCAGGCGATCCTCGGCTTCGCCGACGGGCTCGCCTGGCTGGCCCAGATCGGGCTCTTCGTGCTGCTCGGCCTGCTGGCCACGCCGAGCCGGCTGTCCGGGGCGGTGCTGCCGGCGGTGCTGGTCGGGCTGGCCCTGCTGCTGCTCGCCCGGCCGCTGTCGGTGCTCCTCTCCGCGCTGCCGTTCCGGATGAGCCTGCGCGAGCAGGCGTTCCTGTCCTGGGCCGGGTTGCGCGGGGCGGTGCCGATCGTGCTGGCCACCATCCCGTTGTCGGAGCGGGTGCCGGGGGCGGACCGGCTCTTCGACGTGGTCTTCGTGCTGGTGGTGATCTTCACGCTGTTGCAGGCCGGCACCCTCGCCCCGGCGGCCCGCCGGCTGCGGGTGACCGCGCCGGCCGAGCTGGCGGAGATCCGGGTGGAGACGGCGCCGCTGGAGCGGATGCGGGCGGACCTGCTCCAACTGGAGGTGCCGGCGGGCTCCCGGCTGGCCGGCGTGCACGTGGACGAGCTGCGGCTGCCGGTGGGCGCCTCGGTGACCCTGGTGCTGCGGGACGGGACCGGGTTCGTCCCGGGCCCGGACACCCGGCTGAAGGTCGGCGACAGCCTGCTGATCGTGGCCGTCGCCGGGGTGCGCGACGAGGCCGAGCGGCGGCTGCGGGCGATCAGCCGGCGCGGTCGGCTGGCCAGGTGGTTTGGCGAGTACGGGGAGGATCGTGATGGCTGA
- a CDS encoding DUF167 domain-containing protein encodes MPVEETLTVAVRVKPGASRARVGGRFDGPHGPALVVAVNAPPVDGRATEAARRALAAALGVRPAAVSLRAGTASRDKLFDVERATDEVADALRRLRDGSDA; translated from the coding sequence ATGCCGGTCGAGGAGACGCTCACCGTCGCCGTGCGGGTCAAGCCCGGGGCGTCCCGTGCCCGGGTCGGCGGCCGGTTCGACGGCCCGCACGGCCCCGCCCTGGTGGTCGCCGTGAACGCCCCGCCGGTCGACGGGCGGGCCACCGAGGCGGCCCGGCGGGCGCTCGCCGCCGCGCTGGGCGTACGGCCGGCGGCGGTGTCCCTGCGTGCCGGCACGGCCAGCCGGGACAAGCTCTTCGACGTCGAGCGGGCCACCGACGAGGTGGCCGACGCGCTCCGTCGGCTGCGCGACGGATCGGACGCGTGA